A genomic segment from Paralichthys olivaceus isolate ysfri-2021 chromosome 22, ASM2471397v2, whole genome shotgun sequence encodes:
- the LOC109634716 gene encoding calcium-binding protein 2-like, with product MSKTGERTPSTTSVNSVVSTDSKDGISPTGSVSETPKKSSKKSKKTTESMNKVYNTLLNSVFGAERELAQAELDELQEAFKEFDYDQDGYLNYKDVAECMRTMGYMPTEMELLEIVQQIKMRMGGLMDFEDFTELMGPRMMGETADMLGLKELQSAFLQFDLDGDGKINQDEMKEAVKTLLGEKLKKGELEEILKELDINADGNIDFEEFMMMLSIR from the exons ATGTCCAAGACAggagagaggaccccctccacaACTTCTGTCAACTCTGTGGTGTCAACAGACAG cAAAGATGGAATCTCCCCAACGGGTTCAGTCTCTGAAACACCCAAGAAATCTTCAAAGAAATCCAAAAAAACCACGGAGAGTATGAACAAAGTCTACAACACCTTGCTCAACAGTGTTTTTGGAGCG GAAAGAGAATTGGCTCAGGCTGAGTTAGATG AGTTGCAGGAGGCATTCAAAGAGTTTGACTACGACCAAGATGGATACCTGAACTACAAGGATGTGGCTGAGTGCATGAGGACGATGGGATATATGCCCACAGAGATGGAGCTGCTGGAAATAGTGCAACAGATAAAGATGAGAA TGGGTGGATTAATGGACTTTGAGGACTTTACTGAACTGATGGGACCCAGGATGATGGGAGAGACTGCTGACATGCTGGGACTCAAGGAGCTCCAATCTGCCTTTTTACAG TTTGACCTGGATGGAGATGGAAAGATCAACCAGGACGAGATGAAGGAGGCAGTGAAGACGCTGCTAGGAGAGAAGCTGAAAAAAGGAGAACTGGAGGAGATCCTGAAGGAGCTGGACATTAACGCAGATGGAAACATTGACTTCGAAG aGTTTATGATGATGCTCTCCATTCGCTAG
- the tdrd7b gene encoding tudor domain-containing protein 7B isoform X1 translates to MDRRRVSGCTLTCNQTEAQAQRTNQEAEERQAEDRLTNTRGQSSGRSPAAVTASGPDPDLTVPALQSKMADRELVKKMLRAILQANKNGVSLSRLQSEYKELTGEQIPHKQLGHNHLDTLLAGMSSVVRMERNRSGEMVYFASGANETSHIAKVVARQRSSKKTGRPHLVNTQMRVKPAAPLVLNAKPQTSLRQPNHRGRGGGRGGGGGRGTGHGDSRQARDMRDGQSESKANKMSNQNTPNRKGNPPAEKSDKRMTLPSRFHKEVQAHLSRNPPQTGPPLNLNESLSSGKGKPYNPQQVQGRIREILSKYSNGFWVSKLPQIYRELYKQDLPTEAAKDLETWTHICTVEKTCSSNPTELLLYPAKEQTTTSSPSPIVNLNSTSAPVPKSNTPADKPLHFPAQQRPPTTHLTRSGSPSPQSPPSSSSSPSPPSSPASLGPDLRLKLEELLMKYSNGLWAHALPKLFQDTYKTKLPSHVLENLHLLSDICTIDYPMPDNPKRAILYRRSSTEDGGGEDENCNRRNSSTSEEDLRVRKELGRRLSNHAVPSLQIPKEEYPSVLVVEATNTNGVILRYIGEGYSQAQETMEDEMREFYGLNQSTPPPLSSPSSGQLVAVRAEEEEEILRAQVCEVMADKVKAYYVDHGFSEVINKNKVFELNEKFFKLPFQATKCKLAGLEPFCQEPAVLKKFETMASGRILLAEILERGQTPLAVLYDTSQDDDVNINAACMKALQDKTLASPLQVNSAYMNVTVSSVCSDGTVYCQLPSRGLAKLNELLENIETYFHSQVTSEFLVSRPFCGKGCMARYKGKWSRVEITNLHGSRVLDILFIDVGVQASVEVFELREIPPLFLRDLMAIPPQAVKCCLADLAVSVGSWTPDAVQWLREKVLNITDCSMKVAKVDETKRCTYVHLFTDKNFHDPARSLNHQMAQSDLFKHQPDVFLTSHSPAKISTATLSSKTSSTSDSTNDNRSTTVPAKPQIRRALPGHRGVAGGGGGTTTRTTPPETPSTPSNSVQLPPLLELPPAGNNVDVYVSVACHPGHFVLQPWRDMYKLVVLMGEMILYYNKTEEKPLNIEKNQIYAAKVETNWHRVLVKGVLTNGLVSVYELDYGKHELISCTQLRPLIKEFRQLPFQGITAQLAGVKPRQWSEEASIVFRNHVEKKPLVAQLENLQEATNPWDRKLTVFLVDTSQEERDIWVHDIMAEFADEITNEL, encoded by the exons ATGGACAGGAGACGTGTCTCTGGATGCACGTTGACGTGTAATCAGACGGAGGCCCAGGCACAGCGGACCAATCAGGAGGCGGAGGAGAGGCAGGCAGAGGACCGGCTGACAAACACACGGGGACAGAGCTCCGGCCGCAGCCCCGCGGCGGTGACAGCGAGTGGACCCGATCCTGACCTCACCGTGCCGGCGCTTCAGAGCAAG ATGGCTGACAGGGAGCTGGTGAAGAAGATGCTGCGGGCCATCCTCCAGGCCAACAAGAATGGAGTGTCGCTGTCACGTCTACAGTCAGAGTACAAGGAGCTCACCGGAGAGCAGATACCACACAAACAACTGGGACACAACCACCTGGACACACTGCTAGCTGGCATGTCGTCAGTTGTTCGCATGGAGCGCAACCGCTctggagag atgGTCTATTTTGCCTCGGGGGCCAATGAGACGTCCCATATAGCCAAGGTGGTGGCTCGCCAGCGCAGCTCCAAGAAGACAGGCCGACCCCACCTGGTCAACACCCAGATGAGGGTCAAACCAGCAGCACCACTTGTCCTCAATG ccAAACCTCAAACCTCACTGAGGCAGCCGAACCACCGCGGACGTGGTGgtggtagaggaggaggaggtggccgAGGGACAGGACATGGAGACTCCAGACAAGCCAGAGATATGAGGGATGGCCAGTCAGAGAGCAAGGCAAACAAGATGTCCAATCAGAACACACCCAACAGGAAGGGGAACCCACCTGCAGAGAA GTCAGACAAGAGGATGACTCTGCCATCACGGTTTCATAAAGAGGTGCAAGCTCACCTTTCCAGAAACCCCCCACAGACTGGTC cacCCTTGAATCTGAACGAGAGCCTGAGCTCTGGAAAAGGAAAACCCTACAACCCTCAGCAGGTCCAGGGGCGCATCAGGGAGATCCTGTCCAAGTACAGCAATGGGTTCTGGGTATCGAAGCTTCCTCAGATCTACAGAGAGCTGTACAAACAAGACCTGCCCACTGAGGCCGCCAAAGACCTGGAGACCTGGACACACATATGCACT GTAGagaaaacctgcagcagcaacCCAACAGAACTGCTCCTCTACCCTGCCAAGGAACAGACCACCACATCCTCCCCTTCACCCATCGTTAACCTGAACTCCACCAGCGCCCCTGTCCCGAAATCAAACACCCCTGCAGATAAACCCCTGCATTTCCCTGCTCAACAGAGACCCCCCACCACCCACCTGACTCGTTCAGgttctccctctcctcagtctccgccatcatcctcctcatcccccAGCCCTCCTTCTTCCCCTGCCTCCCTTGGCCCCGACCTGAGGCTGAAACTGGAGGAGTTGCTGATGAAGTACTCCAACGGTCTGTGGGCACACGCACTGCCCAAGCTCTTTCAGGACACCTACAAA ACCAAACTGCCCAGTCATGTTCTGGAGAACCTTCATCTCCTTTCCGACATCTGCACTATTGACTACCCGATGCCTGACAACCCCAAGAGGGCCATCCTGTACAGGAGGAGCAGCacagaagatggaggaggagaggatgaaaacTGCAATAGGAGGAACTCTTCGACCAGTGAAGAGGATCTGAGGGTGAGGAAGGAGCTGGGGAGGAGGCTCAGTAATCATGCGGTGCCTTCTCTGCAAATTCCCAAAGAGGAGTACCCCTCTGTGCTGGTGGTGGAGGCTACCAACACCAACGGTGTTATACTCAG GTACATTGGTGAGGGTTACTCCCAGGCCCAGGAAACCAtggaagatgagatgagagagtTTTATGGCCTGAACCAAAGTACTCCACCTCCTTTGTCATCCCCATCCTCTGGCCAACTTGTTGCTGTCAgagctgaggaagaagaggagatcCTGAGGGCACAAGTCTGTGAGGTCATGGCTGACAAGGTCAAG GCCTACTATGTGGATCATGGATTCTCAGAGgtgatcaacaaaaacaaagtgtttgaGCTGAATGAGAAGTTTTTCAAACTGCCTTTCCAGGCGACCAAGTGTAAACTAGCAG GTCTGGAGCCATTCTGTCAGGAGCCTGCAGTGCTGAAGAAGTTTGAGACGATGGCAAGTGGTAGGATCCTATTGGCTGAGATCCTAGAGAGAGGGCAGACCCCTCTCGCCGTCCTGTACGACACGTCGCAGGATGATGATGTCAACATCAACGCTGCCTGCATGAAAGCTTTGCAGGACAAGACGCTAGCAAGCCCGTTACAG GTGAACAGCGCTTATATGAATGTGACCGTCAGCAGCGTCTGCTCAGATGGAACTGTCTACTGTCAACTGCCCTCCAGAGGCCTGGCCAAGCTGAATGAGTTACTGGAGAATATAGAGACATACTTCCACTCACAG gTAACTTCAGAGTTCCTGGTGTCCAGACCCTTTTGTGGGAAAGGATGTATGGCTCGCTACAAAGGCAAATGGTCCCGTGTAGAG ATCACCAACCTGCATGGCAGCAGAGTGCTGGACATCCTGTTTATTGACGTGGGTGTGCAGGCATCTGTAGAAGTGTTTGAGCTGAGAGAGATCCCACCACTATTCCTCCGTGACCTAATGGCTATCCCACCGCAG GCTGTGAAGTGCTGTCTAGCCGACCTGGCTGTCAGTGTTGGGTCCTGGACTCCAGATGCTGTCCAGTGGCTTCGAGAGAAAGTGCTCAACATCACTGACTGCAGCATGAAA GTTGCTAAGGTAGATGAAACCAAGCGCTGCACCTACGTCCACCTGTTCACTGATAAGAACTTTCATGACCCGGCCCGCAGCCTCAACCATCAGATGGCGCAGTCTGACCTGTTCAAACATcaaccagatgttttcctgACGAGCCACAG ccCTGCTAAGATCTCCACAGCCACTTTATCCTCCAAGACATCCAGTACCAGCGACTCCACTAACGATAATAGATCAACTACTGTCCCAGCTAAGCCTCAAATCCGAAGGGCTCTGCCGGGTCACAGAGGAgttgcaggaggtggaggaggaaccACAACCCGCACCACTCCACCAGAGACGCCTTCAACTCCCTCAAACTCTGTCCAGCTGCCACCACTACTAGAGCTGCCTCCAGCTG gAAACAACGTAGATGTCTATGTATCTGTGGCGTGCCATCCGGGCCACTTTGTGCTGCAGCCCTGGAGAGATATGTACAAATTGGTGGTGTTGATGGGAGAGATGATTCTGTACTACaataaaactgaagaaaaaccaCTCAACATAGAGAAGAATCAGATATATGCTGCTAAAGTGGAGACCAA CTGGCATCGTGTGTTAGTGAAGGGAGTTCTGACCAATGGCTTGGTGTCTGTCTATGAGCTGGACTATGGTAAACATGAGCTGATCAGCTGCACCCAGCTCCGACCTCTGATCAAGGAGTTCAGGCAGCTGCCATTTCAGGGAATCACTGCTCAGCTGGCTG GAGTGAAGCCGAGGCAGTGGTCAGAAGAAGCTTCCATCGTTTTCAGGAACCACGTGGAGAAGAAACCACTCGTGGCCCAGCTGGAGAACCTACAGGAAGCCACAAACCCGTGGGACAGGAAGTTGACGGTCTTCCTGGTTGACACTTCGCAGGAGGAACGAGACATCTGGGTGCATGACATCATGGCTGAGTTTGCTGATGAGATTACCAATGAGTTGTAA
- the tdrd7b gene encoding tudor domain-containing protein 7B isoform X2: protein MADRELVKKMLRAILQANKNGVSLSRLQSEYKELTGEQIPHKQLGHNHLDTLLAGMSSVVRMERNRSGEMVYFASGANETSHIAKVVARQRSSKKTGRPHLVNTQMRVKPAAPLVLNAKPQTSLRQPNHRGRGGGRGGGGGRGTGHGDSRQARDMRDGQSESKANKMSNQNTPNRKGNPPAEKSDKRMTLPSRFHKEVQAHLSRNPPQTGPPLNLNESLSSGKGKPYNPQQVQGRIREILSKYSNGFWVSKLPQIYRELYKQDLPTEAAKDLETWTHICTVEKTCSSNPTELLLYPAKEQTTTSSPSPIVNLNSTSAPVPKSNTPADKPLHFPAQQRPPTTHLTRSGSPSPQSPPSSSSSPSPPSSPASLGPDLRLKLEELLMKYSNGLWAHALPKLFQDTYKTKLPSHVLENLHLLSDICTIDYPMPDNPKRAILYRRSSTEDGGGEDENCNRRNSSTSEEDLRVRKELGRRLSNHAVPSLQIPKEEYPSVLVVEATNTNGVILRYIGEGYSQAQETMEDEMREFYGLNQSTPPPLSSPSSGQLVAVRAEEEEEILRAQVCEVMADKVKAYYVDHGFSEVINKNKVFELNEKFFKLPFQATKCKLAGLEPFCQEPAVLKKFETMASGRILLAEILERGQTPLAVLYDTSQDDDVNINAACMKALQDKTLASPLQVNSAYMNVTVSSVCSDGTVYCQLPSRGLAKLNELLENIETYFHSQVTSEFLVSRPFCGKGCMARYKGKWSRVEITNLHGSRVLDILFIDVGVQASVEVFELREIPPLFLRDLMAIPPQAVKCCLADLAVSVGSWTPDAVQWLREKVLNITDCSMKVAKVDETKRCTYVHLFTDKNFHDPARSLNHQMAQSDLFKHQPDVFLTSHSPAKISTATLSSKTSSTSDSTNDNRSTTVPAKPQIRRALPGHRGVAGGGGGTTTRTTPPETPSTPSNSVQLPPLLELPPAGNNVDVYVSVACHPGHFVLQPWRDMYKLVVLMGEMILYYNKTEEKPLNIEKNQIYAAKVETNWHRVLVKGVLTNGLVSVYELDYGKHELISCTQLRPLIKEFRQLPFQGITAQLAGVKPRQWSEEASIVFRNHVEKKPLVAQLENLQEATNPWDRKLTVFLVDTSQEERDIWVHDIMAEFADEITNEL from the exons ATGGCTGACAGGGAGCTGGTGAAGAAGATGCTGCGGGCCATCCTCCAGGCCAACAAGAATGGAGTGTCGCTGTCACGTCTACAGTCAGAGTACAAGGAGCTCACCGGAGAGCAGATACCACACAAACAACTGGGACACAACCACCTGGACACACTGCTAGCTGGCATGTCGTCAGTTGTTCGCATGGAGCGCAACCGCTctggagag atgGTCTATTTTGCCTCGGGGGCCAATGAGACGTCCCATATAGCCAAGGTGGTGGCTCGCCAGCGCAGCTCCAAGAAGACAGGCCGACCCCACCTGGTCAACACCCAGATGAGGGTCAAACCAGCAGCACCACTTGTCCTCAATG ccAAACCTCAAACCTCACTGAGGCAGCCGAACCACCGCGGACGTGGTGgtggtagaggaggaggaggtggccgAGGGACAGGACATGGAGACTCCAGACAAGCCAGAGATATGAGGGATGGCCAGTCAGAGAGCAAGGCAAACAAGATGTCCAATCAGAACACACCCAACAGGAAGGGGAACCCACCTGCAGAGAA GTCAGACAAGAGGATGACTCTGCCATCACGGTTTCATAAAGAGGTGCAAGCTCACCTTTCCAGAAACCCCCCACAGACTGGTC cacCCTTGAATCTGAACGAGAGCCTGAGCTCTGGAAAAGGAAAACCCTACAACCCTCAGCAGGTCCAGGGGCGCATCAGGGAGATCCTGTCCAAGTACAGCAATGGGTTCTGGGTATCGAAGCTTCCTCAGATCTACAGAGAGCTGTACAAACAAGACCTGCCCACTGAGGCCGCCAAAGACCTGGAGACCTGGACACACATATGCACT GTAGagaaaacctgcagcagcaacCCAACAGAACTGCTCCTCTACCCTGCCAAGGAACAGACCACCACATCCTCCCCTTCACCCATCGTTAACCTGAACTCCACCAGCGCCCCTGTCCCGAAATCAAACACCCCTGCAGATAAACCCCTGCATTTCCCTGCTCAACAGAGACCCCCCACCACCCACCTGACTCGTTCAGgttctccctctcctcagtctccgccatcatcctcctcatcccccAGCCCTCCTTCTTCCCCTGCCTCCCTTGGCCCCGACCTGAGGCTGAAACTGGAGGAGTTGCTGATGAAGTACTCCAACGGTCTGTGGGCACACGCACTGCCCAAGCTCTTTCAGGACACCTACAAA ACCAAACTGCCCAGTCATGTTCTGGAGAACCTTCATCTCCTTTCCGACATCTGCACTATTGACTACCCGATGCCTGACAACCCCAAGAGGGCCATCCTGTACAGGAGGAGCAGCacagaagatggaggaggagaggatgaaaacTGCAATAGGAGGAACTCTTCGACCAGTGAAGAGGATCTGAGGGTGAGGAAGGAGCTGGGGAGGAGGCTCAGTAATCATGCGGTGCCTTCTCTGCAAATTCCCAAAGAGGAGTACCCCTCTGTGCTGGTGGTGGAGGCTACCAACACCAACGGTGTTATACTCAG GTACATTGGTGAGGGTTACTCCCAGGCCCAGGAAACCAtggaagatgagatgagagagtTTTATGGCCTGAACCAAAGTACTCCACCTCCTTTGTCATCCCCATCCTCTGGCCAACTTGTTGCTGTCAgagctgaggaagaagaggagatcCTGAGGGCACAAGTCTGTGAGGTCATGGCTGACAAGGTCAAG GCCTACTATGTGGATCATGGATTCTCAGAGgtgatcaacaaaaacaaagtgtttgaGCTGAATGAGAAGTTTTTCAAACTGCCTTTCCAGGCGACCAAGTGTAAACTAGCAG GTCTGGAGCCATTCTGTCAGGAGCCTGCAGTGCTGAAGAAGTTTGAGACGATGGCAAGTGGTAGGATCCTATTGGCTGAGATCCTAGAGAGAGGGCAGACCCCTCTCGCCGTCCTGTACGACACGTCGCAGGATGATGATGTCAACATCAACGCTGCCTGCATGAAAGCTTTGCAGGACAAGACGCTAGCAAGCCCGTTACAG GTGAACAGCGCTTATATGAATGTGACCGTCAGCAGCGTCTGCTCAGATGGAACTGTCTACTGTCAACTGCCCTCCAGAGGCCTGGCCAAGCTGAATGAGTTACTGGAGAATATAGAGACATACTTCCACTCACAG gTAACTTCAGAGTTCCTGGTGTCCAGACCCTTTTGTGGGAAAGGATGTATGGCTCGCTACAAAGGCAAATGGTCCCGTGTAGAG ATCACCAACCTGCATGGCAGCAGAGTGCTGGACATCCTGTTTATTGACGTGGGTGTGCAGGCATCTGTAGAAGTGTTTGAGCTGAGAGAGATCCCACCACTATTCCTCCGTGACCTAATGGCTATCCCACCGCAG GCTGTGAAGTGCTGTCTAGCCGACCTGGCTGTCAGTGTTGGGTCCTGGACTCCAGATGCTGTCCAGTGGCTTCGAGAGAAAGTGCTCAACATCACTGACTGCAGCATGAAA GTTGCTAAGGTAGATGAAACCAAGCGCTGCACCTACGTCCACCTGTTCACTGATAAGAACTTTCATGACCCGGCCCGCAGCCTCAACCATCAGATGGCGCAGTCTGACCTGTTCAAACATcaaccagatgttttcctgACGAGCCACAG ccCTGCTAAGATCTCCACAGCCACTTTATCCTCCAAGACATCCAGTACCAGCGACTCCACTAACGATAATAGATCAACTACTGTCCCAGCTAAGCCTCAAATCCGAAGGGCTCTGCCGGGTCACAGAGGAgttgcaggaggtggaggaggaaccACAACCCGCACCACTCCACCAGAGACGCCTTCAACTCCCTCAAACTCTGTCCAGCTGCCACCACTACTAGAGCTGCCTCCAGCTG gAAACAACGTAGATGTCTATGTATCTGTGGCGTGCCATCCGGGCCACTTTGTGCTGCAGCCCTGGAGAGATATGTACAAATTGGTGGTGTTGATGGGAGAGATGATTCTGTACTACaataaaactgaagaaaaaccaCTCAACATAGAGAAGAATCAGATATATGCTGCTAAAGTGGAGACCAA CTGGCATCGTGTGTTAGTGAAGGGAGTTCTGACCAATGGCTTGGTGTCTGTCTATGAGCTGGACTATGGTAAACATGAGCTGATCAGCTGCACCCAGCTCCGACCTCTGATCAAGGAGTTCAGGCAGCTGCCATTTCAGGGAATCACTGCTCAGCTGGCTG GAGTGAAGCCGAGGCAGTGGTCAGAAGAAGCTTCCATCGTTTTCAGGAACCACGTGGAGAAGAAACCACTCGTGGCCCAGCTGGAGAACCTACAGGAAGCCACAAACCCGTGGGACAGGAAGTTGACGGTCTTCCTGGTTGACACTTCGCAGGAGGAACGAGACATCTGGGTGCATGACATCATGGCTGAGTTTGCTGATGAGATTACCAATGAGTTGTAA
- the tdrd7b gene encoding tudor domain-containing protein 7B isoform X3, with product MRDGQSESKANKMSNQNTPNRKGNPPAEKSDKRMTLPSRFHKEVQAHLSRNPPQTGPPLNLNESLSSGKGKPYNPQQVQGRIREILSKYSNGFWVSKLPQIYRELYKQDLPTEAAKDLETWTHICTVEKTCSSNPTELLLYPAKEQTTTSSPSPIVNLNSTSAPVPKSNTPADKPLHFPAQQRPPTTHLTRSGSPSPQSPPSSSSSPSPPSSPASLGPDLRLKLEELLMKYSNGLWAHALPKLFQDTYKTKLPSHVLENLHLLSDICTIDYPMPDNPKRAILYRRSSTEDGGGEDENCNRRNSSTSEEDLRVRKELGRRLSNHAVPSLQIPKEEYPSVLVVEATNTNGVILRYIGEGYSQAQETMEDEMREFYGLNQSTPPPLSSPSSGQLVAVRAEEEEEILRAQVCEVMADKVKAYYVDHGFSEVINKNKVFELNEKFFKLPFQATKCKLAGLEPFCQEPAVLKKFETMASGRILLAEILERGQTPLAVLYDTSQDDDVNINAACMKALQDKTLASPLQVNSAYMNVTVSSVCSDGTVYCQLPSRGLAKLNELLENIETYFHSQVTSEFLVSRPFCGKGCMARYKGKWSRVEITNLHGSRVLDILFIDVGVQASVEVFELREIPPLFLRDLMAIPPQAVKCCLADLAVSVGSWTPDAVQWLREKVLNITDCSMKVAKVDETKRCTYVHLFTDKNFHDPARSLNHQMAQSDLFKHQPDVFLTSHSPAKISTATLSSKTSSTSDSTNDNRSTTVPAKPQIRRALPGHRGVAGGGGGTTTRTTPPETPSTPSNSVQLPPLLELPPAGNNVDVYVSVACHPGHFVLQPWRDMYKLVVLMGEMILYYNKTEEKPLNIEKNQIYAAKVETNWHRVLVKGVLTNGLVSVYELDYGKHELISCTQLRPLIKEFRQLPFQGITAQLAGVKPRQWSEEASIVFRNHVEKKPLVAQLENLQEATNPWDRKLTVFLVDTSQEERDIWVHDIMAEFADEITNEL from the exons ATGAGGGATGGCCAGTCAGAGAGCAAGGCAAACAAGATGTCCAATCAGAACACACCCAACAGGAAGGGGAACCCACCTGCAGAGAA GTCAGACAAGAGGATGACTCTGCCATCACGGTTTCATAAAGAGGTGCAAGCTCACCTTTCCAGAAACCCCCCACAGACTGGTC cacCCTTGAATCTGAACGAGAGCCTGAGCTCTGGAAAAGGAAAACCCTACAACCCTCAGCAGGTCCAGGGGCGCATCAGGGAGATCCTGTCCAAGTACAGCAATGGGTTCTGGGTATCGAAGCTTCCTCAGATCTACAGAGAGCTGTACAAACAAGACCTGCCCACTGAGGCCGCCAAAGACCTGGAGACCTGGACACACATATGCACT GTAGagaaaacctgcagcagcaacCCAACAGAACTGCTCCTCTACCCTGCCAAGGAACAGACCACCACATCCTCCCCTTCACCCATCGTTAACCTGAACTCCACCAGCGCCCCTGTCCCGAAATCAAACACCCCTGCAGATAAACCCCTGCATTTCCCTGCTCAACAGAGACCCCCCACCACCCACCTGACTCGTTCAGgttctccctctcctcagtctccgccatcatcctcctcatcccccAGCCCTCCTTCTTCCCCTGCCTCCCTTGGCCCCGACCTGAGGCTGAAACTGGAGGAGTTGCTGATGAAGTACTCCAACGGTCTGTGGGCACACGCACTGCCCAAGCTCTTTCAGGACACCTACAAA ACCAAACTGCCCAGTCATGTTCTGGAGAACCTTCATCTCCTTTCCGACATCTGCACTATTGACTACCCGATGCCTGACAACCCCAAGAGGGCCATCCTGTACAGGAGGAGCAGCacagaagatggaggaggagaggatgaaaacTGCAATAGGAGGAACTCTTCGACCAGTGAAGAGGATCTGAGGGTGAGGAAGGAGCTGGGGAGGAGGCTCAGTAATCATGCGGTGCCTTCTCTGCAAATTCCCAAAGAGGAGTACCCCTCTGTGCTGGTGGTGGAGGCTACCAACACCAACGGTGTTATACTCAG GTACATTGGTGAGGGTTACTCCCAGGCCCAGGAAACCAtggaagatgagatgagagagtTTTATGGCCTGAACCAAAGTACTCCACCTCCTTTGTCATCCCCATCCTCTGGCCAACTTGTTGCTGTCAgagctgaggaagaagaggagatcCTGAGGGCACAAGTCTGTGAGGTCATGGCTGACAAGGTCAAG GCCTACTATGTGGATCATGGATTCTCAGAGgtgatcaacaaaaacaaagtgtttgaGCTGAATGAGAAGTTTTTCAAACTGCCTTTCCAGGCGACCAAGTGTAAACTAGCAG GTCTGGAGCCATTCTGTCAGGAGCCTGCAGTGCTGAAGAAGTTTGAGACGATGGCAAGTGGTAGGATCCTATTGGCTGAGATCCTAGAGAGAGGGCAGACCCCTCTCGCCGTCCTGTACGACACGTCGCAGGATGATGATGTCAACATCAACGCTGCCTGCATGAAAGCTTTGCAGGACAAGACGCTAGCAAGCCCGTTACAG GTGAACAGCGCTTATATGAATGTGACCGTCAGCAGCGTCTGCTCAGATGGAACTGTCTACTGTCAACTGCCCTCCAGAGGCCTGGCCAAGCTGAATGAGTTACTGGAGAATATAGAGACATACTTCCACTCACAG gTAACTTCAGAGTTCCTGGTGTCCAGACCCTTTTGTGGGAAAGGATGTATGGCTCGCTACAAAGGCAAATGGTCCCGTGTAGAG ATCACCAACCTGCATGGCAGCAGAGTGCTGGACATCCTGTTTATTGACGTGGGTGTGCAGGCATCTGTAGAAGTGTTTGAGCTGAGAGAGATCCCACCACTATTCCTCCGTGACCTAATGGCTATCCCACCGCAG GCTGTGAAGTGCTGTCTAGCCGACCTGGCTGTCAGTGTTGGGTCCTGGACTCCAGATGCTGTCCAGTGGCTTCGAGAGAAAGTGCTCAACATCACTGACTGCAGCATGAAA GTTGCTAAGGTAGATGAAACCAAGCGCTGCACCTACGTCCACCTGTTCACTGATAAGAACTTTCATGACCCGGCCCGCAGCCTCAACCATCAGATGGCGCAGTCTGACCTGTTCAAACATcaaccagatgttttcctgACGAGCCACAG ccCTGCTAAGATCTCCACAGCCACTTTATCCTCCAAGACATCCAGTACCAGCGACTCCACTAACGATAATAGATCAACTACTGTCCCAGCTAAGCCTCAAATCCGAAGGGCTCTGCCGGGTCACAGAGGAgttgcaggaggtggaggaggaaccACAACCCGCACCACTCCACCAGAGACGCCTTCAACTCCCTCAAACTCTGTCCAGCTGCCACCACTACTAGAGCTGCCTCCAGCTG gAAACAACGTAGATGTCTATGTATCTGTGGCGTGCCATCCGGGCCACTTTGTGCTGCAGCCCTGGAGAGATATGTACAAATTGGTGGTGTTGATGGGAGAGATGATTCTGTACTACaataaaactgaagaaaaaccaCTCAACATAGAGAAGAATCAGATATATGCTGCTAAAGTGGAGACCAA CTGGCATCGTGTGTTAGTGAAGGGAGTTCTGACCAATGGCTTGGTGTCTGTCTATGAGCTGGACTATGGTAAACATGAGCTGATCAGCTGCACCCAGCTCCGACCTCTGATCAAGGAGTTCAGGCAGCTGCCATTTCAGGGAATCACTGCTCAGCTGGCTG GAGTGAAGCCGAGGCAGTGGTCAGAAGAAGCTTCCATCGTTTTCAGGAACCACGTGGAGAAGAAACCACTCGTGGCCCAGCTGGAGAACCTACAGGAAGCCACAAACCCGTGGGACAGGAAGTTGACGGTCTTCCTGGTTGACACTTCGCAGGAGGAACGAGACATCTGGGTGCATGACATCATGGCTGAGTTTGCTGATGAGATTACCAATGAGTTGTAA